In Rhipicephalus sanguineus isolate Rsan-2018 chromosome 1, BIME_Rsan_1.4, whole genome shotgun sequence, the DNA window ccccccccctttcccactccgaaaaaaaattctggctaagcccctgaTACACGGGTATGATTTTCTTAACTGTCTCGTATCggtgaaagaacaaaaaaaaaaaaaaagattaacgcagcttgcactaagtcgcgcaaggctgggtcacagcagagctggtgccGTGGGCACGTTTCAGAGctcttctcttgttaaccatctgtacaggatgcttgggcggtcattgagcgcgtgccggttcatgatgatgataattttctacctGCGGCAcaaggcaaacctcgaccataacagctctgctgtaagaaaaacaaaacaaaaaaagaaaaaccggaGACAACAGTGCTCTTATTCGTGATACCTGATATATCACGGTTATACCGACGATATTCAGGACCCTTGGACGCTACGAATGAAGAGTCTCAGGAAGGTTCACCCTGGTTTCTGCCTCGACGTGAGACTTTTGCTTGTTCGAAAGGCATGTTTGCTGGAAATACAAACCGCACGAGAACAAGCTATTACTATAAACTGTTCGATTCCACGCATTCGAAAGATACTGAAAAGGGTCATCGTAAAATCGCACTATCGGAATGCACTCTAAAATTACTGCCGCACCACGCCATTCCTTCTGTGTTTCCAAGAGCAAATCGTTCGCCTCGCGGATGCGGGTCTTCCGTCTCACGAACTTATCTCTGTGACGGCATCCCTTCTAGCATCACCTAGTCAAAATGAGGTCAATGGAGGCCAAAGGAAGCACCAAAAGATTGCTGTTTTGTCGTAGTACATGTATGAGATTGCGCACAGCACGCAAATAAGGAAGGGATCTAGTGTGAAGGTTGTTTTTCCAGACCGTAGAAATGATTACGCACTTGTATAGGCAGATAAATACGGGCATTGCGTTAAAGCAGGTTGTCTAAAAAAGCATCAcaatatcaggggcgtagccagaaatttttttcgggggggggggggggttcaaccatactttatgtatgttcctgcgtgcgtttttatgtgtgcgtgtatatatacgccagacACATTAAAATTTtcttggggaaggggggggggttgaaccccccaaccaccCCCTGGTTGCGCCCTTGTACAATATGTTTGACCACCTGCTTAGGTCTTTTATGTATTCTTTGTCACTTTCACGCAGGAAAATAAATGTATAGGACAAACGGGGAGACGCTTGTATTGAGAGAGCAGGACTGCAGCGACCACTGTTAGTAAATATACATCGCTATACACTGATGCAATTTTTGTGAGCTGATATTCGCGCAGTGTTCTGTCATTAGCAGAAAAAACTATTGCCAActgtcaattttttttaaagagatAAATATTGAGCTCTGGAGATTTCCCGACATCCTGAACTTCTCTCTCGCAAAAATAAGCAGATTTTCTCACCGCACGAAGCTGAAGCGCACAAAGAGGGAAAAATAGCTGAAGGGTGCCAGAGAAGGGCATTTGCGACATTTCATTGCACAAAGCGCCGCGGCCTTTGTTGTAAGACAGCAAGACACGTGTGAAACGCCCGTAGCGATCTCCCACTGATGTTGGGAGTTCGCTGTATGAATACTTTTACCACGACCAGTACGACTTTGTTGAGGAGCCTTTGAACCTACTAGCTACAACGAGAATGTGGACATGTCGCAAACACCGATATTCTATTTCATTCTCAGTTTTGTGCAAGCTCATGGAATCTAGGTTTGGATTCACAAAACAGCTCGAACTCTGTACAGAAAGCATTTCGAAAGAACAGCCGCCGGCCATGTCTGATCGCGAACAAAATATTACAAAAAGCGGTCGGCTCATGGCAAACTCTTCTTTTCGCGGAATAAAATATTTGCGAATTCGGTCCCAGTGCAGTACTGATGAAAACTCTTGATGCGAAGCGTTTGCTTATTGCGCGATGTTCGGTCAGCAGACGCAAAGAAGCTCGTACGAAGGAGCGGTTCCTTGGAATAGGCGCCAAGCCACAAATCCGCCAGCACGTTTCCGCATGCCCCTCGATGTCTTCCCTCCTGGCTACGTCTATGGTTGTAATGACACTTCCGGTGTCTTTGAAAGCGCAGATACCGAACAGCTATGGCAAGTGCACTCGATCAAGCATAGTGTTCAAACAGGTAACTGACATTTCATGGTCAATTTTGCAACTTCTTTTTATTGTTTAAGGACTTCAAAAGAAAGCCCAGATTTCATTAGGACATTCAAAGTCACATGCTTGCAACACTCGGACAGTGCTTTTAGCGGCGAGTCTCATTGTGTGCCCTGGTGATTGCAGCCATGAGCCGCACCGTTGCGACTTGCGGACTGCTGCTTGTCTGCCTGGTGATGATCGCCCACTGCCAGACGTTCCAGTACAGCCGAGGCTGGACCAACGGCAAGCGAAGGGACGGGCCCATCGTGGCCGGTCCAAGCCGAATCACAGCCGATCACCGCTTGTTGGAAGAATTCCTTTCCAAATTTGTGAGTGTACATTTAGCAATACCGCACATATAGCATGCGTGAAATTAAATTATTTGCTCTAATTAAAGATGCAGGCGTGCAAACGGGTCATGGAAGTTATTGATACTGCAGTCGCAATACGCTTTAGTGCGCCTTTATTTTGTGGGCAAAGCCTTACCAATCACTTCAAGTTTGCTAACTATATGCTATATTGACTAGGATCCAGGGGCCGTAGTCTGCGAGGATTCCTTCCTTCCCCCTGTGTTCATTTCTTACTCTATCTCTTTCGCAGAGTGGCTGATCGGGAGGGcagggaaataaataaataaaaattaaagaaaataatTGTTATCACACAGTCCCATATATAAAATTCGGAAGATGAAATTTGGCAAGGCATACGTTACGAAGCTcgtacaaagaaataaaaaaaaagtcaccgtttcgccgctagggcgaagcactgaatgttatacgaagtaagactagcagctaactccattAGGATCTcatctggcgtaactctacaaaacactggcgtAAGGGAACACggtcgctccagggagcgaagcggttttcgtgctgtgtgTCGCTTCTACGCGAAGTAAGTGGTGAGAGCACAGTACGTTTAAAGGTGTGAGCCGTCTACTAATCTCAGTCGAGAGAGTGTGCGCGCGACCGCGctcttttgatcaaagttcgtaGTTGCTGGCCGAGCGACGCACCGTCCTCCGCCGGCAGCCCTTCAttctccttcgcccgacggagctggccggctcgtttcatctctgcttgagccgttCCCGTCTGCAGCTTTCGCAGGCTTTCTCTCGCACATGGAACATAAGACGTGCGGGGAGAtgttggactttatacggaacatgacggcgacggcagaaatgcgcctcgagtaatgtaatcgctatcgcaataaaaaaaaaaactttacaacGTAAATTAACCTTCAGCGCATTGCGCAAACGGCACGAGGTACCGCTGAATAAGAAAAATTAACGCTTTCCACTGGGGTTCATGTAAAATTTATTGCTCATTTAtttcatatccagcttttgtggacacatcacagccagcgcccctggcggccccggcgcgaagctagcgcgttttcaatggaactggcgagtttttcccgaataattaagtatagagggtgaatgttgaaaaacgcagaccacagagcgcttctgggaacctaaacgcacgagaggactgctgcgatcatgttgcagtaagcttcaattttgttcccagagcagttaaagattgtacaatgggagtctatggaaacggcgaaaaatgtggcctgtttttcgagacaaaaatggtcactgtcgtaaaactaagcaagttatgttaatggtcaggaaatcacatgtagtcctgacactcagctttcgtttgaagccattctcaacttgccgcaattggcgtaacattgttccctaacgcgttttttgaagcgcggtcgttcaaatgtttgcggtaaattgataaaccctttcttaccacaggcgacaaggcgttcagcgtggccgagtgagctaatcgctcaagttcggAGTACGGCATGACCGCGCCGTcaccggttcgattcctggcgacggatcagcatttttttttcagccagtgaattagttccacagcttcgcacaggatgtcgccgcggaaacaaaaaagagctttcgtttcggtttcgattcttgactgtaatcttgagctgccgtttcttttttctctttattatatgacttttttagtgtatgtttaaacactccacgcgtatcacatcgtacagatctacatttgtaattcttactttattcttttataaacgtcctaaggaacagaacgcccgatcaagttatgttgaacgaagctctttcgaacttttgtacgcgtattgtggtggaaacttattactcccttctcatgatgtcgttacgatcttctcaggtacctacgattcagcaacgtaaaggaagcgaactaagcttagacaagcgaggcatagtaattaaatgacaaagttagacgtttttgcagttgctttttacttcagggctaacgcaagtgtctgtcgtaatcttaacgaacgaaggggaatttttcgaggggttatttttttttttgttagacactactaatgaaaccagcagataattaagccaatcaaagaataggaaaaattatttgttctttttcaaacagcagtgcaatgatttcgccctaacttcaaTGAAAttaaaatcgctat includes these proteins:
- the LOC119387832 gene encoding uncharacterized protein LOC119387832 isoform X1, encoding MSRTVATCGLLLVCLVMIAHCQTFQYSRGWTNGKRRDGPIVAGPSRITADHRLLEEFLSKFAPKDRVVLERLGHLFRTLDRNEDEQECTLRRGSSTGS
- the LOC119387832 gene encoding pro-corazonin isoform X2 codes for the protein MSRTVATCGLLLVCLVMIAHCQTFQYSRGWTNGKRRDGPIVAGPSRITADHRLLEEFLSKFAPKDRVVLERLGHLFRTLDRNEDEQEY